From the Equus quagga isolate Etosha38 unplaced genomic scaffold, UCLA_HA_Equagga_1.0 197999_RagTag, whole genome shotgun sequence genome, the window cACCTCCACCGCATGGAATCAAGGAATGATACAccaatttcagaatttcttcttctgggattgTCAAAGGAACCAGAACTGCAGCCCCTCATATTTGGGTTTTTCCTTTCCATGTACCTGATCACTGTGTTTGGGAACCTGCTCACCATCCTGGCTGTCAGCCTAGACACCcacctccacacacccatgtacttcttcctctccaacctgTCATTTGTAGACATCTGTTTTACTTCTACAACCATCCCAAAGATGCTGCATAATATCCACATACAGAGCAAAGTCATAACCTATGAGGGCTGCATCACCCAGATAAACTTTTTCCTACTCTTTGCTGGATTGGACAACTTTCTCCTTGCTGTGATGGCTTATGACCACTTTGTGGCCATCTGCCACCCTCTGCACTACATAGTTGTCATGAAACACTGGTAATCTGGAATGCTTGTTCTGGTATCTTGGATGATGAGTACCTTGAATTCCTTGTTACAAAGCTTCATGGTGTTGTGGTTGTCCTTCTGTACAGAGTTGGAAGTCACccactttttctgtgaaatcAATCAGGTGGTCCAATTTCCCTGTTCTGACACCTTTCTTAATGACATGGTGATGCATTTTGCATCTGGGCTGTTGGGTGGCATTTCCCTTA encodes:
- the LOC124233346 gene encoding LOW QUALITY PROTEIN: olfactory receptor 7A17-like (The sequence of the model RefSeq protein was modified relative to this genomic sequence to represent the inferred CDS: substituted 1 base at 1 genomic stop codon), with the translated sequence MESRNDTPISEFLLLGLSKEPELQPLIFGFFLSMYLITVFGNLLTILAVSLDTHLHTPMYFFLSNLSFVDICFTSTTIPKMLHNIHIQSKVITYEGCITQINFFLLFAGLDNFLLAVMAYDHFVAICHPLHYIVVMKHWXSGMLVLVSWMMSTLNSLLQSFMVLWLSFCTELEVTHFFCEINQVVQFPCSDTFLNDMVMHFASGLLGGISLTGILYSYSKIVSSIQGISSAQGKYKAFSTCAPHISVVSLLYCMILGVYLSSAATHSSYSSTVASVMYTVVTPMLNPFVYSLRNKDIKRALKRIIGLSFI